Proteins encoded within one genomic window of Oncorhynchus tshawytscha isolate Ot180627B linkage group LG02, Otsh_v2.0, whole genome shotgun sequence:
- the LOC112233811 gene encoding D(1B) dopamine receptor-like, whose translation MWNSTESEGTSDGGKELVIRTVTGCLLSLLILWTLLGNLMVCSAVLRIRQLRSKVTNIFIVSLAVSDLFVAILVMPWKAVAEVAGYWPFGTFCNYWVAFDIMCSTASILNLCIISVDRYWAISSPFRYERKMTQRVAFVMISVTWTLSVLISFIPVQLNWHKASEDEIVRAHNASLGQVEENCDSSLNREYAISSSLISFYIPVAIMIVTYTRIYRIAQIQIRTIASLERAAEHATSCRTNRLECQHHNTLKTSIKRETKVLKTLSIIMGVFVCCWLPFFILNCIVPFCDKPQTDQDASLPCVSETTFDVFVWFGWTNSSMNPIIYAFNAEFRKAFASLLGCRNFCSSTPVETVNISNELVSYNQDTLVHKEIVNAYVNMIPNVVECIEHEDTFDRISQLTHNNENGTDSVCDLDDCEEEISIDRMTPFTPNGLH comes from the coding sequence ATGTGGAACTCGACCGAATCGGAGGGAACATCCGACGGTGGAAAGGAACTGGTCATCCGGACAGTGACGGGCTGTTTGCTCTCACTGCTCATCCTATGGACACTGCTGGGAAACCTTATGGTGTGCTCTGCGGTGCTACGAATTCGGCAATTACGAAGTAAAGTGACCAACATTTTCATCGTTTCTTTGGCTGTGTCGGATTTATTCGTTGCAATTCTGGTGATGCCATGGAAAGCTGTGGCTGAGGTGGCGGGGTATTGGCCATTTGGCACTTTTTGTAATTACTGGGTGGCGTTTGACATTATGTGCTCAACTGCGTCTATCCTCAACCTCTGCATTATCAGCGTGGATAGATACTGGGCCATATCAAGTCCGTTCCGCTACGAGAGAAAAATGACCCAACGAGTTGCCTTTGTGATGATAAGCGTCACGTGGACTTTGTCTGTTCTCATTTCATTCATACCCGTCCAACTGAACTGGCACAAAGCCAGCGAAGACGAAATAGTCAGAGCGCATAACGCCTCCTTGGGTCAAGTAGAAGAAAACTGTGACTCTAGTCTCAACAGAGAATACGCCATATCGTCATCTTTAATAAGTTTCTACATACCCGTAGCAATTATGATTGTGACGTACACGAGAATCTATCGGATTGCTCAGATCCAAATCAGGACTATAGCGTCCCTAGAGCGCGCGGCAGAGCACGCCACAAGTTGCAGGACCAACAGACTCGAGTGCCAACACCACAATACATTGAAAACATCTATTAAAAGGGAAACCAAAGTTTTAAAAACGTTATCGATCATTATGGGTGTTTTTGTGTGTTGTTGGttacctttttttattttgaacTGCATAGTTCCATTCTGTGACAAACCACAGACTGACCAAGATGCAAGTCTCCCCTGCGTCAGCGAGACAACATTTGACGTCTTTGTGTGGTTTGGCTGGACTAATTCATCCATGAATCCTATTATTTACGCTTTTAACGCAGAGTTCAGAAAAGCATTTGCCAGTCTGCTGGGTTGTCGTAATTTCTGCTCCAGCACACCAGTTGAAACTGTGAATATTAGCAACGAGTTGGTCTCCTACAACCAGGACACACTTGTCCATAAAGAAATCGTGAATGCCTACGTCAATATGATCCCCAACGTAGTGGAATGCATTGAGCACGAGGACACGTTTGACAGGATATCACAGCTAACTCACAACAATGAAAATGGCACCGACTCCGTTTGTGACTTGGACGACTGTGAGGAAGAGATTAGCATCGACAGGATGACACCATTTACCCCCAATGGTTTACATTGA